In a single window of the Acidobacteriota bacterium genome:
- a CDS encoding NAD(P)-binding domain-containing protein: protein MKLLHIIFCVAIAAFLVALNRMFVPADAATYGGLSLVGWLSILAFVGVLGFVAVAGDAARAATFFRRRDIMDASAPKIRTLDENELRELGLDKYRGPSYPHPIIFPDRCIGCQACVDACPHDVLAIVDGRASAVAPDLCMEDTACQAECPVNPKACIVINTAKEVRSLPTPTRNGASFETNVPGCYIIGDVSGVPLIKNAVKEGAEVIARIREELAAAPPDPQTEYDVAIIGIGPGGASAAAAAHDAGLRYVGIEQNNILSTIDLYPKGKYIFFKPDTKDWDGGIPAVGLGLAKAKYGGDAADDDSPVIEAAGPAVDALIRQNASAVHDKLIGRIPQQLRGELSPLLREKAAKEMKRRVAAFLRSKGSGDWAAVSRQHLEPAGEALASEFRADVVDQLQRKIPGDQRENILAIWLGSLADRGVKINEYESCKSVTRADSGDGFVINTERAADKAQQTYRARRVIIAIGLRGAPNKLRLKDEEKMTVTLDGRETQKVQYGLSEPMAFRGKKIVVVGGGNVAVEAAVDLVCVRDGNAISPRRPEDMNQVTVLVRDFLAPTVKFGNKLQLYSCAERGLLDLRFGVGIKEMREREVVLEDVPTKREIEILENDLVFALIGGERPNRFLESIGIEIK from the coding sequence ATGAAGCTGCTGCATATCATTTTCTGCGTAGCGATCGCGGCATTCTTGGTCGCGTTGAACAGGATGTTCGTCCCGGCGGATGCGGCAACGTATGGCGGGCTGTCGCTCGTAGGCTGGCTTAGTATTCTCGCGTTCGTCGGCGTATTGGGATTTGTTGCGGTCGCGGGCGACGCGGCACGTGCGGCCACGTTCTTTCGCCGACGCGACATCATGGATGCCTCGGCTCCGAAGATCCGCACACTTGATGAGAACGAGCTTCGCGAGCTTGGCCTGGATAAATACCGCGGCCCGAGTTATCCGCATCCGATCATTTTCCCGGACCGATGCATCGGCTGTCAGGCATGCGTTGACGCCTGTCCGCACGATGTGCTGGCGATAGTTGACGGCAGAGCTTCGGCGGTCGCTCCCGACCTGTGTATGGAGGATACGGCATGTCAGGCGGAGTGTCCCGTAAATCCAAAGGCATGCATCGTCATCAACACGGCCAAAGAGGTGCGTTCGCTGCCGACGCCGACGCGAAACGGAGCTTCTTTTGAAACGAACGTTCCGGGCTGCTACATAATCGGCGACGTTTCCGGCGTGCCGCTGATCAAGAACGCCGTTAAAGAGGGCGCCGAGGTCATCGCACGCATCCGCGAAGAACTCGCCGCTGCGCCGCCCGATCCGCAGACGGAATACGATGTCGCAATAATCGGCATCGGCCCCGGCGGAGCCTCTGCCGCAGCGGCTGCACACGACGCCGGTCTGCGATACGTCGGTATCGAACAGAACAATATACTTTCGACCATCGACCTGTATCCAAAGGGCAAATATATCTTTTTCAAACCCGACACGAAGGACTGGGACGGCGGCATACCTGCGGTCGGGCTTGGACTTGCAAAAGCGAAATACGGCGGCGACGCGGCCGACGACGATTCGCCCGTTATCGAGGCCGCGGGTCCGGCGGTCGATGCGTTGATCCGGCAAAATGCGTCGGCAGTGCACGACAAACTGATCGGGCGAATACCGCAGCAGCTTCGCGGTGAGCTGTCGCCGCTGCTGCGCGAGAAAGCGGCCAAGGAGATGAAACGCCGCGTTGCCGCATTTCTGCGGTCAAAAGGCTCCGGTGATTGGGCCGCCGTCAGTCGTCAGCATCTCGAGCCGGCGGGCGAGGCACTTGCGTCAGAATTTCGCGCCGACGTCGTCGATCAGCTTCAGCGGAAAATTCCCGGCGACCAGCGTGAGAACATACTTGCGATCTGGCTTGGCAGCCTTGCCGATCGCGGCGTCAAGATCAACGAATACGAAAGCTGCAAGTCGGTCACGCGTGCGGACTCAGGCGACGGTTTCGTTATCAATACCGAACGCGCCGCCGACAAAGCACAGCAAACATATCGCGCACGCCGCGTCATCATCGCGATCGGGCTTCGCGGTGCGCCGAACAAACTGCGTCTGAAGGACGAGGAAAAGATGACCGTCACGCTGGACGGCCGCGAGACTCAAAAAGTGCAGTACGGCCTGTCGGAGCCTATGGCCTTCCGCGGCAAAAAGATCGTCGTAGTGGGCGGCGGCAACGTCGCGGTCGAAGCCGCAGTAGATCTGGTCTGCGTACGCGACGGCAACGCCATTTCACCTCGCCGCCCTGAGGATATGAATCAGGTTACCGTCCTCGTCCGCGATTTTCTGGCACCGACCGTCAAATTCGGCAACAAGCTCCAGCTTTACAGTTGCGCCGAACGCGGCCTGCTAGATCTGCGTTTCGGTGTCGGCATAAAAGAGATGCGCGAGCGGGAAGTCGTACTCGAGGACGTGCCGACAAAGCGGGAAATTGAGATACTAGAGAACGATCTCGTTTTCGCTCTCATCGGCGGAGAGCGGCCAAACCGCTTTTTGGAATCTATCGGCATCGAGATCAAGTAG
- a CDS encoding FHA domain-containing protein codes for MAETRENFRIVFANTGEAVAYAQNSVRIGRLDSCEITLDHSTVSRIHAGITLQDKKFIVANLSTSNIITLNGRLLPPQADDILAGGDTIQIGPFTIAVTIDSGIATLTVNRAVTGADVAGEKAAAKKPESVSGDVLKVFWEKRNREKEEWGTRLRPAEKPVPGKAMYNWRPTRDLRRSWRMGVFVWATLVLGAAGVYAFLKYPQAYAPKPLANPHAQPIEGSEIANMANSNSCTTCHSPNEPMENSCIACHQASQFHPTNTKAHEDAGITCTVCHKEHHGPEFRSNITAIRMCAECHNDANKQTYNGKSVGTPHGGTYGYPTQNGQWIWQGVYREVADAIPELLRPATGDKDEQAKLSRYFHTIHVARLEVPAGLKGDKRGLVSCSTCHNTFDPIDRETPRQTCAACHTTREGDPTRDTRFGVNTSNCISCHVQHPYSGRRWQEFLTDEALERRRKAVARILAPETLEPKPSPTPEPEPEQ; via the coding sequence ATGGCAGAAACGCGTGAAAACTTCAGGATAGTCTTTGCCAACACGGGCGAAGCGGTCGCTTACGCGCAAAATTCCGTCCGCATCGGCCGCCTCGACAGCTGCGAGATAACGCTCGACCACAGCACCGTTTCGCGTATCCACGCCGGCATAACACTGCAGGACAAGAAGTTCATCGTCGCCAATCTTTCCACGTCGAACATCATAACGCTGAACGGCCGCCTGCTGCCGCCGCAGGCCGACGACATACTTGCGGGCGGTGATACTATCCAGATCGGGCCTTTCACCATTGCGGTCACGATCGACAGCGGCATCGCCACGCTGACCGTCAACCGAGCCGTTACGGGTGCCGATGTCGCGGGCGAAAAGGCGGCTGCCAAAAAGCCTGAGTCCGTTTCGGGCGACGTACTGAAAGTCTTTTGGGAAAAGCGGAATCGCGAAAAAGAAGAATGGGGAACTCGTCTGCGGCCCGCCGAAAAGCCTGTGCCCGGCAAGGCGATGTACAATTGGCGTCCGACACGCGACCTTCGGCGTTCGTGGCGTATGGGCGTTTTTGTCTGGGCGACACTCGTACTGGGTGCGGCGGGCGTTTACGCTTTTTTGAAGTATCCGCAGGCATACGCACCGAAACCGCTTGCGAATCCGCACGCACAGCCGATCGAGGGCTCAGAGATCGCAAATATGGCGAACTCCAACTCCTGCACGACGTGCCACAGCCCGAACGAGCCGATGGAAAATTCGTGTATCGCTTGTCATCAGGCGAGCCAATTCCATCCGACGAATACAAAGGCACACGAAGATGCCGGTATCACCTGTACCGTCTGCCACAAGGAGCATCATGGTCCTGAGTTTCGGTCAAACATAACGGCGATCCGCATGTGCGCCGAATGCCACAACGATGCGAACAAGCAGACCTACAACGGCAAGTCCGTCGGTACACCGCACGGCGGCACCTACGGCTATCCGACACAGAACGGGCAATGGATCTGGCAGGGCGTTTATCGCGAGGTCGCCGACGCGATACCTGAACTGCTGCGGCCCGCGACCGGCGACAAGGATGAACAGGCTAAGCTGAGCCGCTATTTTCACACGATACACGTCGCCCGGCTCGAGGTGCCCGCCGGGCTGAAAGGTGACAAACGCGGCCTTGTTTCGTGCTCGACTTGTCACAATACTTTTGATCCGATCGACCGCGAAACACCGCGTCAGACATGCGCTGCTTGCCACACAACGCGTGAAGGCGATCCGACGCGCGACACACGTTTCGGCGTGAACACCAGCAATTGCATCTCGTGCCACGTACAGCATCCTTACAGCGGCCGACGATGGCAGGAGTTTCTGACCGACGAGGCTCTCGAACGCCGCCGCAAAGCGGTCGCACGCATCCTGGCACCCGAAACATTGGAACCGAAACCGTCACCGACGCCCGAACCTGAACCCGAACAATGA